One Nitrospira sp. DNA window includes the following coding sequences:
- a CDS encoding Flagellar biosynthesis protein FlhB, with the protein MAEGAQNRTEQATPKRKADARSKGQIALSRDAVMAIGLLGSAGTLYWMAPVIMERLRGTLQLWLTSAMDETAHRTLSLDHLHLLLGKIGLEVFLTLGPVVGGIAVIGVGANLMQTGFLWRRDGLQWDFSRISPIGGFSRLFSLRSFSELVKSWLKILAIGWTGSLAIRDDMVQFSSLTQFGMEALLPTVGWATFKAVLMMGGAAAVLGAIDYGYQRYEWERGLRMSRDEIKEEHRAAEGDPGLKSKIRSTQKEMARKRMMAAVPKADVIVTNPTHLAVALRYDSKAMGAPIVVAKGAGFVAEKIREIGRHHGIMIVENKLVARTLYKLVEVGREVPEDLYRAVAEILAFVYRVRGKLPPA; encoded by the coding sequence ATGGCTGAGGGCGCACAGAACCGGACCGAACAGGCGACGCCGAAACGCAAGGCGGATGCGCGCAGCAAGGGCCAGATCGCGCTCAGCCGCGACGCAGTCATGGCGATAGGCCTCTTGGGAAGTGCGGGAACCCTCTATTGGATGGCGCCGGTCATCATGGAGCGTCTGCGCGGGACCCTCCAGCTGTGGCTGACGAGCGCCATGGACGAGACGGCGCATCGGACCCTCAGCCTCGACCATCTGCACCTGCTGCTTGGAAAAATCGGACTGGAGGTGTTTCTGACGCTCGGGCCGGTGGTCGGAGGGATCGCCGTGATCGGCGTGGGGGCCAACCTGATGCAAACCGGCTTTCTCTGGCGGCGGGACGGGTTGCAATGGGATTTTTCTCGGATCAGTCCGATCGGCGGATTCTCGCGACTGTTTTCCCTCCGTTCGTTCAGCGAGTTGGTGAAATCCTGGCTCAAGATTCTGGCCATCGGATGGACCGGTTCTCTCGCGATTCGGGACGACATGGTGCAGTTCTCATCGCTGACCCAGTTCGGCATGGAGGCCCTGTTGCCGACCGTGGGGTGGGCCACGTTCAAGGCCGTGCTCATGATGGGCGGCGCGGCGGCGGTCCTCGGCGCCATCGACTACGGATACCAGCGCTACGAATGGGAGCGCGGGCTGCGGATGTCGCGCGACGAGATCAAAGAGGAGCATCGCGCGGCCGAGGGCGATCCGGGGCTCAAGTCGAAGATCCGCAGCACGCAGAAGGAAATGGCGCGGAAGCGCATGATGGCCGCCGTGCCCAAGGCGGACGTGATCGTGACGAACCCGACTCACCTGGCGGTCGCGCTGCGATACGATTCGAAGGCCATGGGCGCGCCGATCGTCGTGGCGAAGGGGGCCGGGTTCGTCGCCGAGAAGATCCGGGAAATCGGCCGGCATCACGGCATTATGATCGTCGAGAACAAACTGGTGGCCCGCACACTTTACAAGTTGGTCGAGGTGGGTCGAGAAGTCCCCGAAGATCTCTATCGCGCCGTCGCTGAGATCCTGGCGTTTGTGTATCGCGTACGCGGCAAGTTGCCGCCGGCGTGA
- a CDS encoding Flagellar biosynthesis protein FliQ, with protein MTPEAVTEIGRQAIETAMLVSAPVLGLSLVVGLLVSTFQAMTQINEATLTFVPKVLAVFAATLLFLPWMMGVLIAFMTQIITSIPNLIHS; from the coding sequence ATGACGCCTGAAGCCGTGACGGAAATCGGCCGTCAAGCCATCGAGACCGCGATGTTGGTCTCCGCGCCGGTGTTGGGGTTGAGCCTGGTCGTCGGCCTGTTGGTCAGCACCTTCCAGGCGATGACGCAGATCAACGAAGCCACCTTGACGTTCGTGCCGAAGGTGCTGGCGGTGTTTGCGGCGACCCTGTTGTTTCTACCCTGGATGATGGGGGTCTTGATCGCCTTCATGACCCAGATCATCACGAGCATCCCGAACCTCATCCATTCGTAG
- a CDS encoding Flagellar biosynthesis protein FliR, protein MNAAQTLHLALPHFQSFSILLVRIAGIISVFPILNTRTIPTPLKAGLVTMLGLVLTPIIRLPSLPTDPATVAAGVGNEFLIGLTIGLAVRLLFSGFQMAGELIGTQMGFSAIQLFDPTTHQNAPLIAQFQLTLGSLVFLSLNAHLLVVHAIGMSYEFVPPFAATLSDNLADDIIRLTQNMLAVALKLAAPVFATLLIVNAILSILGRAVTQMNVFVLSFPITIAAGLFAMGLALPFTLSLFEREFMTLVENMLALLKVLGHG, encoded by the coding sequence ATGAACGCCGCCCAGACCCTGCATCTTGCGTTGCCGCACTTTCAATCGTTTTCGATTTTGTTGGTGCGGATCGCAGGGATCATCAGCGTGTTTCCGATCCTCAATACCCGTACGATTCCGACGCCGCTCAAGGCCGGCCTCGTGACGATGCTGGGTCTAGTGCTCACCCCCATCATTCGGTTGCCCAGTTTGCCGACGGATCCGGCTACGGTGGCCGCAGGCGTCGGCAATGAGTTTTTGATCGGCTTGACGATCGGCCTGGCCGTCCGGCTCCTGTTCTCGGGATTTCAGATGGCCGGTGAATTGATCGGCACTCAGATGGGCTTCAGCGCCATTCAATTGTTCGATCCGACGACCCATCAGAACGCGCCGCTCATCGCACAATTTCAATTGACGCTCGGTTCCCTCGTCTTTCTATCCCTCAACGCCCATCTGCTCGTGGTCCATGCCATCGGGATGAGTTACGAGTTCGTGCCGCCGTTCGCCGCCACCCTGTCCGACAACCTCGCCGACGACATCATCCGGTTGACTCAAAACATGTTGGCGGTCGCACTCAAGCTTGCGGCGCCGGTGTTCGCCACACTGTTGATCGTCAATGCCATCCTGTCGATTCTCGGGCGGGCCGTGACCCAGATGAACGTCTTCGTGCTCAGCTTTCCGATCACGATCGCGGCGGGGCTCTTCGCCATGGGCCTGGCGTTGCCCTTTACCCTCTCCCTGTTCGAGCGTGAATTCATGACGCTGGTGGAGAACATGCTCGCGCTCCTGAAGGTGTTGGGCCATGGCTGA
- a CDS encoding Flagellar biosynthesis protein FlhA — translation MTNETTSVPTTSLVKHPDILMSVGVVAILMVMLIPLPRFFLDLLLSFNITLSITILLVGMQVRRPLEFSVFPSILLMVTLLRLALNIASTRLILLHGNEGVAAAGEVIRAFGNFVVGGNYTVGLVVFTILVIINFVVITKGAGRVAEVAARFTLDAMPGKQMSIDADLNAGLINDKEARQRRKEIAQEADFYGAMDGASKFVRGDAIAAVVITLVNILGGLTIGVLQQGMTLAAAAQTYTLLTVGEGLVAQLPALIVSTAAGIVITRAASEVNLGFEITRQVLISPKAVGTAAGILLALGLVPGLPHLAFLALGGMTAWMAYQINEQQKAVEATPSQTAPQVKAEEAGTQVVPLDLMEVHVGYGLINLVDGGRGGGLLDRIKGLRRQFAEQMGFVLPPIHIRDNLQLRPNEYATLLKGVELAKSEVMPAHVLAIDPGTAQRGIIHGLPTKEPAFGLPAMWVPEQEHERAQMAGYTVVDPGSAIATHLSELIKRHAHELLGRQEVQGLLDQLGKNHPKLVEEVIPNLIPLGTLVRVLSHLLREGVPIRDLRSILETIADHAPTTKDPDILTEVARQALGRTITRQYLAPDGSLPIIGLDPRLDRTLAEQANSTPQGNQWIPDPQVAQKLLAALKQAAERMVGRGHQPVILCSPSLRRHLRKLTDRILHSVPILGLNEVDTVVRLQAIETVRLDLEVGETRSLA, via the coding sequence ATGACGAACGAGACAACGTCGGTTCCCACGACCTCACTGGTGAAACACCCGGACATTCTGATGTCCGTGGGAGTCGTGGCCATCCTCATGGTGATGTTGATTCCCTTGCCTCGCTTCTTTCTGGACCTGCTGCTGAGCTTCAACATCACCCTCTCCATCACCATCCTGCTGGTCGGCATGCAGGTCCGCCGCCCGCTGGAATTTTCCGTCTTCCCCTCGATTCTGCTGATGGTGACCCTGCTGCGGCTGGCTCTCAACATCGCTTCCACCAGACTCATTCTCCTGCACGGCAACGAAGGGGTGGCGGCGGCGGGCGAGGTCATCAGGGCCTTCGGCAATTTTGTCGTCGGCGGGAACTATACGGTCGGACTGGTGGTGTTCACGATCCTGGTCATCATCAACTTCGTGGTCATCACCAAGGGCGCCGGCCGGGTCGCGGAAGTGGCGGCCCGCTTCACGTTGGATGCGATGCCCGGCAAACAGATGAGCATCGATGCGGATTTGAATGCCGGTTTGATCAACGATAAGGAGGCGCGTCAGCGGCGGAAAGAAATCGCGCAGGAAGCGGATTTTTACGGCGCGATGGACGGCGCCAGCAAATTCGTGCGCGGCGACGCCATTGCGGCGGTCGTCATCACGCTCGTGAATATCTTGGGCGGCTTGACCATCGGGGTGTTGCAACAGGGCATGACCTTGGCCGCAGCCGCGCAGACCTATACCTTGCTGACGGTCGGCGAAGGGTTGGTGGCCCAGCTCCCGGCCCTGATCGTCTCGACCGCGGCCGGTATCGTCATTACCAGGGCTGCGTCCGAGGTCAACCTGGGCTTTGAAATCACCAGGCAGGTCCTCATTTCCCCGAAGGCGGTCGGCACCGCAGCAGGGATCTTGCTCGCGTTGGGCCTGGTTCCAGGGCTTCCCCATCTGGCCTTCCTGGCGCTCGGCGGAATGACCGCTTGGATGGCCTATCAAATCAATGAGCAGCAGAAGGCGGTCGAAGCCACTCCGTCCCAAACCGCTCCACAGGTCAAGGCCGAAGAAGCCGGCACCCAGGTGGTTCCGCTGGATCTCATGGAAGTGCATGTGGGCTATGGCCTCATCAACCTGGTCGATGGAGGGCGGGGAGGCGGGTTGCTCGATCGCATCAAGGGATTACGCCGTCAGTTTGCGGAACAGATGGGATTCGTCCTTCCGCCGATTCACATCCGGGACAATCTGCAGCTCAGGCCGAACGAATATGCGACGCTCCTCAAGGGTGTCGAGTTGGCCAAATCGGAAGTCATGCCGGCCCATGTGTTGGCGATCGACCCCGGAACGGCCCAACGGGGTATCATTCACGGGCTCCCGACCAAAGAGCCGGCCTTCGGACTGCCGGCTATGTGGGTGCCGGAGCAAGAGCACGAACGGGCGCAGATGGCGGGCTATACGGTCGTGGACCCCGGCTCCGCCATCGCTACCCACCTGTCGGAACTCATCAAACGGCACGCCCACGAACTCCTGGGGCGGCAAGAAGTGCAGGGGTTGCTCGATCAACTGGGCAAGAACCATCCCAAACTGGTCGAGGAGGTCATCCCCAATCTGATTCCATTGGGGACGCTGGTCCGGGTCCTGTCGCATCTCCTGCGCGAAGGGGTTCCGATCCGCGACTTGCGCAGTATCCTCGAAACCATTGCCGACCATGCGCCGACCACGAAGGACCCGGATATCCTGACGGAAGTGGCCAGGCAGGCCCTTGGACGGACCATTACCAGGCAATACCTTGCGCCGGATGGTTCGTTGCCGATCATCGGACTGGATCCGCGGCTGGACCGTACCCTGGCGGAGCAGGCCAATTCGACCCCGCAGGGCAACCAGTGGATTCCCGATCCGCAAGTGGCACAGAAACTGCTGGCAGCATTGAAACAGGCTGCGGAGCGAATGGTCGGGCGGGGGCATCAACCGGTGATTCTCTGTTCGCCCTCCTTGCGGCGGCATCTGCGAAAGCTCACGGACCGTATTCTGCACTCCGTCCCGATTTTGGGTCTGAACGAGGTGGATACGGTCGTGCGGTTGCAGGCGATAGAAACGGTGCGCCTCGACCTCGAAGTCGGTGAGACGAGGAGCCTGGCATGA
- a CDS encoding Flagellar biosynthesis protein FliP, with product MRPADPMQRGANRTAALRRGLCRMLSLSLLLVYCLCHVSSAQAEGPSLTLDLGQGGPKQTAVVLQILALLTVLSLAPAMFIMVTSFTRMVIVLSFLRQALGTQQVPPNQVLISLALFLTMFVMAPVGQAVYKDSLQPLLAEQIGYDEAWNRGIQPIRAFMLKQMRDKDLELFLELAHAPKPSQVEQVPTHVIIPAFVLSELRISFQIGFLLYIPFLIVDMVVASVLMSMGMMLLPPVMISLPFKLILFVLADGWYLVVGSMVKSFQ from the coding sequence GTGCGTCCAGCTGATCCGATGCAGCGCGGGGCAAACCGGACGGCAGCCTTGCGGCGGGGACTCTGCCGCATGCTCAGCCTCAGCCTGCTCCTCGTCTATTGCCTCTGCCATGTCTCATCGGCCCAGGCCGAAGGGCCTTCTCTGACACTCGACCTCGGTCAAGGCGGGCCCAAACAGACGGCGGTGGTCCTACAGATCCTCGCGCTCCTGACGGTGCTCTCATTGGCGCCCGCCATGTTCATCATGGTGACCTCCTTCACCAGAATGGTCATCGTCCTGTCGTTCCTCCGGCAAGCCCTCGGCACGCAACAGGTGCCGCCCAACCAGGTCCTCATCAGTCTGGCGCTGTTCCTCACCATGTTCGTCATGGCGCCGGTCGGACAAGCGGTCTACAAGGATTCCCTGCAGCCGCTCCTGGCGGAGCAAATCGGCTATGACGAAGCCTGGAATCGCGGCATTCAGCCGATTCGCGCCTTCATGTTGAAACAGATGCGCGACAAGGATCTCGAACTCTTTCTCGAATTGGCGCATGCGCCCAAGCCGTCCCAGGTGGAGCAGGTTCCGACGCATGTGATCATTCCCGCCTTCGTCCTGAGCGAGCTGCGGATCTCGTTTCAGATCGGCTTCCTGCTCTACATCCCGTTTCTCATCGTGGATATGGTGGTGGCCAGCGTGTTGATGTCCATGGGCATGATGCTGCTGCCGCCCGTCATGATTTCGCTCCCGTTCAAACTGATTCTGTTCGTCCTCGCCGACGGCTGGTACCTGGTCGTCGGATCGATGGTCAAGAGTTTTCAATAG